A single window of Leptospiraceae bacterium DNA harbors:
- a CDS encoding PAS domain-containing protein: protein MQRPEMKVPSPPNEKERLKALQSYNLLDTLPEQQFDRLTRLAASICGVPIALVSLVDKDRQLFKSNVGLDATETPRNISFCQHAIMDKQIFEVTDATNDKRFEQNPLVTGAPNIRFYAGYPLVTPDGFTLGTLCVMDRIPKNLTESQKESLQLLAEEVVDNIIARREHKELKRNTTLLNDAQRIANMGAWELDLATGKTIWTDEVYSIHEVDKDFDHNKVNGIEFYHPSDRPVISQALNKTIEQLVPFDVTCRFITAKSNHRWVRASGYPIVLDGKVTFLIGMLQDITDQKQKEQEIRDITNAVDANSLVSMTDNKGNIVKINQRFCEISGYSEAELLGQNHRIINSGYHDKSFWQDLWKTISSGKVWKGEVKNRAKDGSEYWVSSVINPIFDETGKIIYYLSIRQNITDRKKVELELEAAKQKLDSIFVEMEDVVWSVSLPDYKMLFMTPSAVKLYEIPYEEFMADNTFWEKVIYENDKPVIDKIYKQLSEKGHYHEEYRIVTRSGKIKWISNKGKVIHDAQGVPTRLDGYISDISENKFAEQYLKESEANLKEAQTIARIGRWELDLVFNRLHWSDSVFEIFEIDKEKFHATYEGFLNTIHPDDRDLVNNAYSHSLETKQPYEIVHRLQMNDGRIKWLKENCRTDYDTEGKALRSVGVVQDITESKLTEIRIQKSEEALKNAQQIAKMGSWELDLRTNEVIWTEELYKMYGFDPKLPPPPYTEHMKLFTSESWELLSKSLEQTGEKGIPYELELRTIRKDKTNGWMWARGEAIFDNRNHIIGLRGAAQDISDRKEVEELAHQTALRLDLATKAASIGVWDYNIVENKLVWDDQMYVLFGINKNAFSGIYEAWRSSLHPEDRERSEREVELAIKGEKEFNTEFRIVWPDNSVRHIRALATVIRDSDNQPLRLVGTNWDITKERLLAESLVTAKQAAEKANKAKSEFLANMSHEIRTPLNGVIGFTELLKNTPLSHIQQTYVDNANVSGYTLLGVINDILDFSKIEAGMLELELIKTDMFELVENCVDIVKYSAAKKHLEVLLNIDTNMPRYGMVDPIRLKQVITNLLSNAVKFTGTGEVELKIAYESQQNGMGYFIISVRDTGIGITEEQKGKLFKAFSQADGSTTRKYGGTGLGLVISEMIVNKFGGKIQLDSKQGEGSTFWFKITTETEDSEKPFLGNIDKIKRCLILDDNANNQLILERMLETFGIESESSDNGLTALKMLEQSKPFDIIICDYHMPCIDGLETIRLIREKLKLTPEKQPIILLHSSSDDAEIVNRSNELGVRFNLVKPVKMGDLAAYLSQIHKPGFDNKKSNNRNSTLQNQQVSILIAEDVDMNIILLKAMLSKLLPNAVFIEANTGTEALRKYKTEPIDLIFMDVQMPEMDGLDVTREIRKLELPSGKHLPIIALTAGAFKEDEENCLSAGMTDFLTKPVKQENIKSIISKYLNSNTQDNTEHFDREGLIQNIGNKDIVDKLLAQAQTNCILKLTELGELINKNDYAGTARVLHHVKGIALNLYFRGMARITRDMEMKLKEPEGMELLPEQFEMLLAEWEKVKKIIG from the coding sequence ATGCAACGTCCAGAAATGAAGGTGCCTAGTCCACCAAATGAAAAAGAAAGACTAAAGGCACTACAAAGCTATAACCTACTTGATACTCTACCCGAACAGCAATTTGATCGACTCACCCGATTAGCCGCTTCCATTTGTGGAGTACCCATTGCACTAGTGAGCCTTGTAGATAAAGACCGTCAATTGTTCAAGTCGAATGTTGGTCTGGATGCCACCGAGACACCGCGTAATATTTCTTTTTGCCAGCATGCTATTATGGATAAGCAGATATTTGAAGTTACAGATGCGACTAACGACAAACGATTCGAACAGAACCCTCTCGTCACGGGTGCCCCCAATATTCGGTTTTATGCGGGTTATCCCCTAGTTACACCAGATGGTTTTACCCTTGGAACTTTGTGCGTAATGGATCGAATACCTAAAAATCTGACTGAAAGCCAGAAAGAATCTTTGCAACTATTGGCAGAAGAGGTAGTAGACAATATTATCGCTAGACGTGAACATAAGGAACTCAAACGGAACACAACCCTGCTTAACGATGCTCAACGTATTGCAAATATGGGAGCCTGGGAACTTGACCTCGCTACCGGTAAAACCATTTGGACCGATGAGGTCTATAGCATACACGAAGTAGACAAAGACTTTGACCACAATAAGGTAAATGGTATTGAATTCTACCATCCTAGTGATCGTCCTGTGATTTCCCAAGCCCTCAATAAAACTATCGAACAACTTGTTCCATTCGATGTTACCTGTCGTTTTATCACAGCCAAAAGCAATCATCGTTGGGTGCGAGCTTCGGGCTATCCCATTGTATTAGATGGGAAAGTAACGTTCTTAATTGGAATGCTCCAAGATATCACCGACCAAAAACAAAAAGAGCAGGAAATCCGCGACATCACCAACGCCGTTGATGCCAACTCACTGGTCTCTATGACGGATAATAAAGGAAATATAGTAAAAATCAACCAACGTTTTTGCGAAATCAGTGGTTACTCCGAAGCTGAACTACTTGGACAAAACCACCGCATCATTAACTCTGGCTATCACGATAAATCGTTTTGGCAAGATCTGTGGAAAACTATTTCCTCTGGAAAAGTTTGGAAGGGCGAAGTAAAAAATCGTGCCAAAGATGGTAGCGAATACTGGGTATCATCCGTTATCAATCCGATCTTTGACGAAACAGGCAAGATTATCTATTACTTGTCTATCCGCCAGAATATTACAGACCGAAAAAAAGTAGAATTGGAACTGGAAGCTGCCAAACAAAAACTCGATAGCATTTTTGTAGAAATGGAAGATGTGGTTTGGTCGGTAAGTCTGCCCGATTACAAAATGTTATTTATGACACCATCGGCTGTTAAACTGTATGAAATTCCCTATGAAGAGTTTATGGCTGACAATACTTTCTGGGAAAAAGTAATATATGAAAACGATAAGCCGGTTATCGACAAAATTTACAAGCAGCTGAGTGAGAAGGGTCACTATCACGAAGAATACCGAATAGTAACCAGAAGTGGAAAAATAAAATGGATTTCGAATAAAGGCAAGGTGATTCACGATGCTCAGGGTGTACCTACCCGTCTTGATGGATATATAAGTGATATTTCCGAGAATAAATTTGCCGAACAGTATTTGAAAGAAAGTGAAGCAAATCTCAAAGAAGCTCAAACCATTGCACGAATTGGTCGTTGGGAACTTGACCTGGTATTTAACCGCCTACATTGGTCAGATTCTGTTTTTGAAATCTTCGAAATCGACAAAGAGAAATTTCATGCCACCTACGAGGGCTTTTTGAACACCATACACCCCGATGACCGTGATTTGGTAAACAATGCCTATTCCCACTCGCTAGAAACTAAACAGCCCTACGAAATTGTACATCGTCTGCAAATGAATGACGGACGCATCAAATGGCTGAAAGAAAACTGCCGAACTGATTATGATACGGAAGGAAAAGCTCTACGTAGTGTGGGAGTAGTGCAGGATATTACGGAATCAAAATTGACGGAAATTCGAATCCAGAAAAGTGAAGAAGCTCTCAAAAACGCACAGCAGATTGCGAAAATGGGCAGTTGGGAACTTGATTTACGAACCAACGAAGTAATTTGGACAGAAGAATTGTACAAAATGTATGGGTTTGACCCAAAACTACCTCCTCCACCTTACACCGAACATATGAAATTGTTTACATCGGAAAGTTGGGAGCTACTTTCTAAATCCTTGGAGCAAACAGGTGAGAAAGGAATTCCCTACGAGCTCGAACTTAGAACCATTCGAAAGGATAAGACTAATGGATGGATGTGGGCACGCGGAGAAGCAATCTTTGACAATAGAAATCATATTATAGGGCTAAGAGGAGCCGCTCAAGACATTTCCGATAGAAAAGAGGTAGAAGAACTGGCTCACCAAACAGCTCTTCGGTTGGATCTGGCCACAAAGGCTGCAAGTATCGGAGTCTGGGATTATAACATTGTGGAAAACAAACTCGTCTGGGATGACCAGATGTACGTGCTTTTTGGAATTAACAAAAATGCTTTTTCTGGTATCTACGAAGCCTGGCGTTCCAGCTTACATCCTGAAGATAGGGAAAGAAGTGAGAGGGAAGTTGAGCTGGCAATCAAAGGTGAAAAAGAATTCAATACAGAATTCCGGATAGTATGGCCTGATAATTCTGTTCGCCATATTAGAGCCCTTGCAACCGTTATCCGAGATTCGGATAATCAACCTCTTCGTTTGGTCGGCACAAACTGGGATATTACGAAAGAAAGGTTACTTGCGGAATCGCTGGTGACAGCCAAACAAGCGGCCGAAAAAGCAAATAAAGCTAAATCGGAATTTCTTGCCAATATGAGCCATGAGATTCGCACTCCTCTAAATGGGGTCATTGGCTTTACCGAGTTACTGAAAAATACTCCCTTATCGCACATTCAACAAACTTATGTAGATAATGCCAATGTATCGGGATATACTCTGCTTGGAGTCATCAATGATATTTTAGATTTTTCTAAGATCGAAGCTGGAATGTTAGAACTCGAGCTGATCAAAACTGACATGTTTGAGTTAGTAGAGAACTGTGTTGATATTGTAAAATATTCGGCTGCTAAAAAACATCTAGAAGTCCTATTGAATATCGATACCAACATGCCTCGTTATGGAATGGTTGACCCTATCCGCTTAAAACAGGTCATCACCAATCTGTTGAGCAATGCGGTGAAATTCACGGGAACAGGAGAAGTAGAACTAAAAATAGCCTATGAGAGTCAGCAAAACGGCATGGGTTATTTCATAATATCTGTTCGGGATACAGGTATTGGTATTACCGAAGAACAAAAAGGAAAACTCTTTAAAGCATTTTCACAGGCAGATGGCTCTACTACGCGTAAATACGGAGGCACTGGCCTGGGACTTGTGATTTCAGAGATGATTGTCAACAAGTTTGGTGGAAAAATTCAACTTGATAGTAAACAAGGCGAAGGTTCTACATTCTGGTTTAAGATTACCACCGAGACCGAAGACAGCGAGAAGCCGTTCCTCGGCAATATTGATAAAATAAAACGCTGTCTGATTCTAGACGACAATGCCAATAACCAGCTCATTTTGGAACGGATGCTAGAAACATTCGGAATTGAAAGTGAATCAAGTGATAACGGACTAACCGCTTTAAAAATGTTAGAACAGTCCAAACCATTCGATATAATTATCTGCGACTACCATATGCCTTGCATAGACGGCTTGGAAACCATTCGTTTGATACGAGAAAAGCTCAAACTTACCCCCGAGAAACAACCCATAATTTTACTACATTCTTCTTCGGACGATGCAGAAATAGTTAATAGAAGCAATGAACTTGGCGTTCGATTTAATTTGGTAAAACCTGTTAAAATGGGCGATCTTGCCGCATACCTGAGTCAAATCCATAAACCGGGTTTTGATAATAAAAAATCAAATAACCGAAATTCAACTCTACAGAACCAACAGGTTTCTATACTCATAGCAGAAGATGTTGATATGAATATCATATTACTGAAAGCCATGTTAAGTAAGTTGCTACCAAATGCTGTTTTTATCGAGGCAAATACAGGAACCGAGGCACTTAGGAAATACAAAACCGAGCCAATTGACCTGATATTTATGGATGTCCAAATGCCAGAGATGGACGGTTTGGACGTTACCCGTGAAATCCGCAAATTGGAACTACCAAGTGGTAAACACCTTCCCATCATTGCCTTAACAGCAGGGGCTTTCAAGGAAGATGAAGAAAATTGTCTGTCTGCGGGTATGACTGATTTTTTGACCAAACCAGTAAAGCAGGAAAACATAAAATCAATAATTTCAAAATACCTGAATTCTAACACGCAAGATAATACAGAACATTTTGATAGAGAGGGTTTGATTCAAAATATAGGCAATAAAGACATCGTCGATAAATTGCTCGCACAGGCACAAACAAATTGCATACTGAAATTGACAGAACTCGGGGAATTGATTAATAAAAATGATTATGCAGGTACAGCTCGTGTTTTACATCATGTCAAAGGAATAGCTCTAAATCTCTATTTCAGAGGCATGGCGCGCATAACCAGAGATATGGAAATGAAACTAAAAGAACCAGAAGGAATGGAACTGTTACCAGAACAATTTGAAATGCTTTTGGCTGAATGGGAAAAAGTAAAAAAAATTATAGGATGA